A portion of the Chlamydia avium 10DC88 genome contains these proteins:
- the groEL gene encoding chaperonin GroEL encodes MSRVFKNHLDGLNALHRGVRALANAASTTLGPQGAHVIIKKEHSQPYTTKYGASIAKELQLPDAFENMGLKLAREVALQIDAHVGDGSTTAIILTEALFALGLQGIARGLDPLEIKQGIVLAGDSVLEELTKLATPILTDQDILAVATTAANNDAILGQLAVDVIASIGVEGEYCIEESPTHQTTVHTCAYLGLHSGYLSSYFVTHPETMEVIYEDAYVFLCNQTLSYLNQDFIHFLEKVAQEKKFPLIIIAVDIDPQLLSVLIVNKLKGSFPVCAIKIPEQGAHARHILEDIAVVTGATLIDSFSGISLDTADVNVLGKVRKILITERTTAFFHGTGDNTIVSDHITHVRQQTLYHPSEEVVEKRLSQLHGKKAWIYLGAVTENEFKEKKIQMIHALQAIKAAYREGYLPGSGIALIRAAERIRIPETISPGIAHGYTCLIQSMRAPLTTIITNCGRVPTELLDTIIQHPDTSFGYNGITHTIENVISAGIFDAFSVMRFVLKYSISMACSLLSSSLFITDSPEKVEDESPHEEK; translated from the coding sequence GTGTCTAGAGTATTTAAAAATCATTTAGATGGATTAAACGCATTACATCGTGGTGTACGGGCTTTAGCTAATGCCGCGTCGACTACTCTGGGCCCTCAAGGCGCTCACGTTATCATAAAAAAAGAACATTCTCAGCCCTATACTACGAAATACGGTGCTTCAATAGCTAAAGAATTGCAGTTGCCTGATGCGTTTGAAAATATGGGTTTAAAACTTGCTCGAGAAGTTGCTCTACAAATAGATGCGCATGTAGGTGATGGATCAACAACGGCAATAATTTTAACAGAAGCTTTATTTGCTTTAGGGTTGCAAGGCATTGCTCGTGGTTTAGATCCTTTAGAAATAAAGCAGGGCATTGTTCTTGCTGGAGATAGTGTCCTAGAAGAATTAACAAAGCTTGCAACACCCATCTTGACCGATCAGGATATCCTAGCTGTGGCTACCACAGCAGCAAATAATGATGCTATATTGGGACAACTAGCTGTTGATGTTATTGCCAGTATAGGAGTAGAGGGAGAATATTGTATAGAAGAAAGCCCTACTCATCAAACTACTGTACATACATGTGCATACTTAGGGTTGCATTCGGGATATCTATCTTCTTATTTTGTTACACATCCTGAAACAATGGAGGTGATTTATGAAGATGCCTACGTATTTTTATGTAACCAGACTCTTTCATATTTAAACCAAGATTTTATCCATTTTTTAGAGAAGGTTGCTCAAGAGAAAAAATTTCCTTTAATCATTATTGCTGTAGATATTGATCCTCAATTGCTATCTGTTTTAATTGTGAATAAACTTAAGGGTTCTTTTCCTGTATGCGCTATAAAAATACCAGAACAAGGAGCACATGCCAGGCATATTTTAGAAGACATTGCTGTTGTTACAGGAGCAACTCTTATCGATAGTTTTTCCGGAATTTCTTTAGACACCGCAGATGTAAATGTTTTAGGAAAGGTGAGGAAAATTCTTATTACCGAAAGAACAACAGCTTTTTTCCATGGGACAGGAGATAACACTATTGTTTCGGATCATATTACTCATGTACGTCAGCAAACTTTATATCATCCTTCAGAAGAAGTTGTTGAAAAGCGTTTATCTCAATTGCATGGGAAAAAAGCATGGATTTACTTAGGGGCTGTAACAGAGAACGAGTTTAAAGAGAAAAAAATACAGATGATTCATGCTTTACAAGCAATAAAAGCAGCCTATCGTGAAGGGTACCTTCCCGGAAGTGGCATTGCTTTAATACGAGCAGCTGAACGTATACGTATTCCTGAGACAATATCGCCGGGAATTGCTCATGGATATACATGTCTTATACAATCCATGAGAGCACCTTTAACAACGATTATCACTAATTGTGGGAGGGTCCCCACAGAACTTTTAGATACTATAATACAGCATCCTGATACTTCTTTCGGTTATAATGGGATCACTCATACGATAGAAAATGTAATTTCTGCAGGCATATTTGATGCTTTTTCTGTGATGAGATTTGTTTTAAAATATTCCATTTCTATGGCTTGTTCGCTTTTGTCAAGTTCATTATTTATTACAGATTCTCCAGAGAAAGTAGAAGATGAATCTCCTCATGAAGAAAAATAG
- a CDS encoding OmpA family protein: MKKQYLSMLTCWLLALFSLSSCSYPCGDWDVVCYNCQNTNKKKQHACAFVPLYSNDEINQNLVNTYDSKEEQLYKTSSSVAFRNITFATDSYTIKGEENLAILSSLVRHMQKSPKVTLYIEGHTDERGAASYNLALGARRANAVKQHLIKQGIAPERLFTISYGKERPISLSHDELAWQQNRRTEFKVHAR, translated from the coding sequence ATGAAAAAACAATATTTAAGCATGTTAACTTGCTGGTTATTGGCCCTTTTTTCCTTATCTTCATGCTCTTACCCATGCGGAGACTGGGATGTTGTTTGTTACAATTGCCAGAATACTAACAAGAAAAAACAACATGCGTGTGCATTTGTTCCTCTGTACTCGAACGATGAAATTAACCAAAACCTTGTAAATACCTATGATTCAAAAGAGGAACAATTATATAAAACTAGCAGCTCTGTAGCGTTTCGAAACATTACCTTTGCAACAGATAGTTATACTATTAAAGGTGAGGAGAACCTGGCTATTTTATCCAGTCTTGTTCGTCATATGCAAAAATCGCCAAAAGTAACTTTATATATTGAGGGACATACAGATGAACGTGGGGCAGCATCTTACAATCTTGCACTAGGGGCTCGCCGAGCTAATGCTGTGAAACAACATTTAATCAAACAAGGTATTGCTCCTGAACGACTATTCACGATTTCTTATGGGAAGGAACGCCCAATTAGTCTGTCTCATGATGAGCTTGCCTGGCAACAAAATCGTCGTACGGAATTTAAAGTCCATGCACGTTAA
- a CDS encoding LysM peptidoglycan-binding domain-containing protein: MHVNVSYLFLGLFCGLLGSIPGFAAGKNPAMQTLLAEIEDASAKLLCHESEMQILAERLDEQDSKIQQLESIQPEGISKKIQQLEIEQKTLAKTLSVLAASIKDIQATLQQKLEIMQKDYKTLSQDIRLLRRSLLALVDGSSETYPDFSEAIPAHIHVVQPGENLGKIATKYKISVEELKKLNKLSSDIIYVNQKLCLPKNKK; encoded by the coding sequence ATGCACGTTAATGTAAGTTATTTATTCCTAGGGTTATTTTGTGGATTACTAGGATCCATACCCGGATTTGCAGCAGGAAAAAATCCTGCTATGCAAACTCTTCTTGCTGAAATTGAAGACGCTTCTGCTAAATTACTGTGTCATGAATCGGAAATGCAAATTCTAGCAGAACGTTTAGATGAACAAGATTCTAAAATTCAACAACTAGAATCTATACAACCCGAAGGAATCTCGAAGAAAATCCAACAATTGGAAATAGAACAAAAAACATTAGCGAAAACTCTTAGTGTGTTAGCAGCATCAATAAAAGATATTCAAGCTACTTTGCAACAGAAACTTGAAATCATGCAAAAAGACTACAAAACGTTATCACAAGATATCCGTCTTTTACGGCGATCATTACTTGCGCTTGTCGATGGTTCTTCTGAGACGTATCCGGATTTTTCTGAAGCTATTCCTGCTCATATTCATGTAGTACAACCCGGAGAAAATCTAGGAAAGATAGCTACAAAATATAAAATATCTGTAGAAGAATTAAAAAAACTTAATAAATTATCTTCAGATATTATTTATGTTAATCAAAAGCTTTGCTTACCAAAGAATAAGAAATAA
- a CDS encoding peroxiredoxin: MESLSIGKPAPDFTAHAVVDGKVKTISLADYRGRYVLLFFYPKDFTYVCPTELHAFQDALQEFQSRNAEVLGCSVDDLDTHQRWLNTNKKLGGVQGITYPLISDIGGELSRLYGVLDSVSGLSFRGCFLIDKEGIIRHLVINDLPLGRSIDEELRVLEALIFFENHGLVCPANWQQGQKAMAPNEEGLKEYFGTID, encoded by the coding sequence ATGGAATCATTGTCAATTGGTAAGCCTGCTCCGGATTTCACTGCACACGCAGTAGTGGATGGCAAAGTAAAAACAATTTCGTTAGCTGATTATCGTGGGAGATACGTGCTTCTTTTCTTTTATCCTAAGGATTTTACTTATGTATGTCCTACAGAACTTCATGCTTTTCAAGATGCTTTGCAGGAATTTCAAAGCCGAAATGCAGAAGTTCTGGGTTGTTCTGTGGATGATTTAGATACTCATCAACGTTGGTTGAATACCAATAAAAAGTTGGGCGGTGTTCAAGGAATTACTTATCCTCTAATTTCTGATATTGGTGGGGAGCTTTCTCGACTCTATGGTGTTTTAGATAGTGTATCAGGTTTATCTTTTCGAGGATGTTTCCTAATTGACAAGGAGGGGATTATTCGGCACTTAGTTATTAATGATTTGCCACTCGGGCGCTCCATAGATGAAGAATTACGCGTATTAGAAGCACTTATCTTCTTTGAAAATCATGGTTTGGTATGCCCAGCAAATTGGCAACAAGGACAAAAGGCTATGGCCCCTAATGAAGAGGGATTAAAAGAGTATTTCGGGACAATAGATTAA
- a CDS encoding DUF1343 domain-containing protein — MKIIRVCLLFIWFFPYGGVAQVLVGLDRIFQEEEYLSWLRHKTITLVSHHAAINREGKDALTVFQEHKDLCSLFALCTLEHGYYGTSPAGTPGCVLEDHGLRTISLYGLKDIPEDAVLGSDVLVYDVQDIGVRSYTFILTLLQLVCAAEKYKKTLIVLDRPNPMGGNIIDGPMPPAYSKNNPEIPYCYGMTPGELALLYKAKYASQADVRIVPMQGWRRSMTFSQTGLRWIPTSPQIPDPETTFFYATTGVIGALSITSIGVGYTLPFRLIGAPWMDGKLVAQKLNEAQLSGISFYPFCYEPFFGKYKMEYCSGVLLLLENPEQFLPMETQCTILSVLKTLYPEQVRIALKSVNRFPQRSEAISRYLGEEKFIQICSNEKYILWPLKQLCLEGRKKFRDARKPFLLAEYGEN; from the coding sequence ATGAAGATTATCAGAGTATGTTTGTTGTTTATCTGGTTTTTCCCTTATGGGGGGGTTGCTCAGGTTCTAGTGGGTTTGGATCGCATTTTCCAAGAAGAAGAGTATTTGTCCTGGTTGCGTCATAAAACAATCACATTGGTCTCTCACCATGCTGCAATTAATCGTGAAGGAAAAGATGCCTTAACTGTTTTCCAAGAGCACAAGGATTTGTGTTCTTTATTTGCTCTTTGCACTTTAGAACATGGTTATTATGGTACATCACCAGCAGGAACTCCAGGATGTGTTTTAGAAGATCATGGGTTACGCACAATATCCTTATATGGATTAAAAGATATTCCTGAAGATGCTGTTTTGGGTAGTGATGTTCTTGTTTATGATGTACAAGACATCGGAGTGCGTTCTTATACGTTTATTCTTACGTTATTGCAACTCGTTTGCGCAGCAGAAAAGTATAAAAAAACATTAATTGTATTAGATCGTCCTAATCCTATGGGTGGGAACATAATTGATGGACCTATGCCACCTGCTTACTCAAAAAATAATCCGGAAATTCCTTATTGTTATGGCATGACTCCCGGGGAACTTGCTTTATTATATAAAGCAAAATATGCTTCTCAAGCTGATGTCCGTATAGTTCCTATGCAGGGATGGCGGCGTTCGATGACTTTTTCTCAGACCGGATTGCGTTGGATCCCAACGAGTCCTCAAATTCCAGATCCCGAAACGACATTTTTCTATGCTACCACAGGGGTAATAGGTGCGTTATCTATAACAAGTATAGGCGTAGGTTATACCTTGCCATTTCGTCTTATTGGTGCACCTTGGATGGACGGGAAGCTAGTTGCTCAAAAACTCAATGAAGCTCAATTATCTGGGATTTCTTTTTATCCTTTTTGTTACGAACCTTTTTTTGGAAAGTATAAAATGGAATATTGTTCAGGAGTTTTGCTTCTTCTAGAGAATCCGGAACAATTTTTGCCCATGGAAACACAGTGTACTATTTTAAGTGTTTTAAAAACTCTATATCCTGAACAAGTGCGCATAGCTTTAAAGTCTGTAAATAGATTCCCCCAACGTTCTGAAGCCATTTCTCGTTATCTAGGAGAGGAAAAATTTATACAAATATGCAGCAATGAAAAGTATATTCTTTGGCCATTAAAGCAATTATGTTTAGAAGGAAGAAAAAAATTTCGTGATGCTCGTAAACCGTTTTTACTCGCTGAGTACGGTGAAAACTAA